In Treponema primitia ZAS-2, a genomic segment contains:
- a CDS encoding YDG domain-containing protein, whose amino-acid sequence MKTKQIAQWRPKWRQAPFLALVLLGVAGCGNPILRDIWSTEPKPGAQGPLVDPVTDTTAPGLPSGRAIDQASAAGTTATIKFSADEGGTFYYIVLPEADSAPSPQTIQADGASGTAVVGINAILLEGLAAGAGYTVYIVVADAAGNLSAILDIPVSPRHTGANPAKDRSEQNEAALIAAGEITLTAPRAGGGSAQVGITLGEDGRITIVIDGVPREYPYTITGDTIIVAGGGSGGGDAELGFAIGDDGTLTLVGLDKLADGGLAPGAVVSDPNPLLIPPPASILGVAAPSFDGAVYGGERPGAKTITITNSGTADAAISSVALSGDGKDAFVLGGSGDAVSAGGSIATRTVQPAAGLAAGTYAATITVSYDGGAAATAALTVTVVPRPLTATATATDRVYNDTKTVTVTITPTNKVGSDDVTITATGTMADTAPGNDKDVAISNIALTGAAAGNYTAPGSIANTTVTIYPAGKPGITAWVANHAIVTDLPGNTAALSRAGAGGTAKTLPVTVTGGGSGDSYQWSIGGVVQEGETGASYTFDSAGRDTGIYRLTLRVVQGGVPYTTTISITVEE is encoded by the coding sequence ATGAAAACGAAACAAATCGCACAATGGCGCCCAAAATGGCGCCAGGCGCCTTTTCTGGCGTTGGTACTGCTCGGCGTGGCAGGGTGCGGGAATCCTATACTGCGAGATATCTGGAGTACTGAACCGAAACCGGGGGCCCAGGGGCCTCTGGTAGATCCGGTGACGGATACTACGGCCCCCGGTTTGCCCAGTGGCCGGGCGATAGACCAGGCCAGCGCGGCGGGAACTACTGCAACCATCAAATTCAGCGCCGATGAGGGGGGGACTTTCTACTACATAGTACTCCCCGAAGCTGATAGCGCACCTTCCCCACAGACGATACAAGCTGACGGGGCGAGCGGCACGGCGGTGGTGGGGATAAACGCTATTCTTTTGGAAGGGCTTGCGGCGGGGGCTGGTTACACGGTTTATATCGTGGTGGCGGACGCGGCGGGGAACCTTTCGGCAATTCTGGATATCCCGGTTAGCCCCCGGCATACGGGGGCTAATCCCGCAAAGGACCGCTCTGAACAGAACGAGGCGGCCTTGATAGCGGCTGGGGAAATCACCCTTACGGCGCCCAGGGCCGGCGGCGGGAGCGCCCAGGTCGGCATTACCCTTGGCGAGGACGGGCGGATCACTATTGTCATTGACGGGGTTCCACGGGAGTACCCCTATACCATTACCGGGGATACTATCATCGTGGCCGGCGGCGGAAGCGGCGGCGGGGATGCGGAACTGGGGTTTGCCATCGGCGATGATGGGACCCTTACCCTGGTGGGCCTGGACAAGCTCGCTGACGGGGGCTTGGCTCCAGGCGCGGTGGTTTCGGACCCGAACCCGCTACTGATACCGCCCCCGGCCTCCATCCTTGGGGTGGCGGCCCCCAGTTTTGACGGGGCGGTCTATGGCGGGGAGCGGCCTGGGGCGAAGACTATTACTATTACCAATAGCGGGACTGCGGATGCGGCTATCAGCTCGGTTGCCCTGAGCGGCGACGGGAAGGACGCCTTTGTGCTGGGCGGTTCCGGGGATGCGGTGAGCGCCGGGGGCAGTATTGCTACGCGGACCGTGCAGCCTGCGGCGGGCCTTGCGGCGGGGACCTATGCCGCGACCATTACCGTGAGCTATGACGGCGGGGCTGCGGCCACCGCAGCCCTGACGGTAACCGTTGTCCCGCGCCCCCTGACCGCCACGGCAACGGCCACGGACCGGGTTTATAACGACACGAAAACGGTGACTGTCACCATTACGCCAACAAACAAGGTGGGCAGTGATGATGTCACCATCACGGCGACCGGGACCATGGCGGATACCGCCCCCGGTAATGACAAGGACGTTGCCATCAGCAATATCGCCCTGACCGGGGCGGCGGCGGGCAACTACACCGCGCCGGGGAGCATTGCAAACACCACGGTAACTATATACCCCGCCGGGAAACCGGGAATCACCGCGTGGGTGGCGAACCATGCCATCGTTACCGACCTGCCGGGCAATACGGCGGCCCTTTCGCGGGCCGGGGCGGGCGGCACGGCGAAGACCCTCCCCGTTACAGTGACAGGCGGCGGCTCTGGCGACAGCTACCAGTGGAGCATAGGCGGCGTGGTGCAGGAGGGGGAGACCGGGGCGTCCTATACCTTTGACAGCGCCGGCCGGGACACCGGGATATACCGGCTGACGCTCCGGGTGGTGCAGGGCGGCGTGCCCTATACCACGACGATTAGCATTACGGTTGAGGAATAG
- a CDS encoding REP-associated tyrosine transposase — MRKKRVFEEGAVYHVTSRTNNKRLLFGDRLGKKIMLLTLRNAKERYGFGLFNFCIMPNHVHLLIRPGDGDLSRIMQWIKTGSAKWYNHIRGTSNHVWGERFFARAVRSPEDYITVMGYIDRNPVKAGLAPAVGDWQESGAYHIQRRLTGLVDYDEFTEQLYTPQRLLLGER, encoded by the coding sequence ATGCGGAAGAAACGGGTGTTTGAGGAAGGGGCGGTTTATCATGTTACGTCCAGGACGAACAATAAGCGGCTGCTGTTTGGGGATAGGTTAGGGAAGAAGATTATGCTCCTGACCCTGCGGAATGCGAAAGAACGGTACGGGTTTGGGCTGTTTAACTTTTGCATTATGCCGAACCATGTTCATTTGCTTATTCGGCCTGGGGATGGCGATCTTTCCCGGATCATGCAATGGATTAAGACCGGTTCGGCTAAGTGGTATAACCATATCCGGGGTACTTCCAACCATGTCTGGGGCGAGCGGTTTTTTGCGCGGGCGGTTCGGTCCCCGGAGGATTATATCACGGTTATGGGCTATATCGACCGGAACCCGGTAAAAGCGGGACTTGCCCCCGCTGTGGGGGATTGGCAGGAGTCGGGGGCCTACCATATCCAGCGCCGACTTACAGGGCTTGTGGACTATGATGAGTTTACGGAACAGCTCTATACCCCTCAGCGGCTGCTACTCGGTGAAAGGTGA
- a CDS encoding NlpC/P60 family protein: MMGIKWDKVFENEQRQFEKMTEAEKFIYFLLLQFNSPYGWGKENPELSDCSGAVCLALFAATGHFIRTTADDLYKRVFTAQRPSPDGIKAAFFVDGKTGAASHVAGLVGDGVVLNSQEGGARVRSLDFLSAWFWNRGSSTAIRGLDRAALVRLSHEGSRYDVDPELRRYMEIAL, encoded by the coding sequence ATGATGGGTATTAAATGGGACAAGGTTTTTGAGAACGAACAGCGTCAGTTTGAAAAGATGACGGAAGCGGAAAAGTTTATCTACTTTCTGCTTTTGCAGTTTAATTCGCCTTATGGGTGGGGGAAGGAAAACCCTGAATTGTCGGACTGTTCGGGGGCGGTGTGCCTGGCTTTGTTTGCGGCAACCGGGCACTTCATCAGGACTACTGCGGATGATTTGTATAAGCGGGTGTTTACGGCACAGCGCCCTTCACCTGACGGTATCAAGGCGGCGTTTTTTGTTGACGGGAAAACTGGGGCGGCTTCCCATGTTGCGGGGCTGGTTGGGGACGGCGTGGTGCTTAATTCACAGGAAGGGGGCGCACGGGTCCGCAGTTTGGACTTCCTTTCTGCGTGGTTCTGGAACCGGGGATCGTCTACCGCAATCCGGGGGCTGGACCGGGCAGCACTGGTCCGTTTGTCCCATGAAGGATCGCGCTACGATGTAGACCCGGAACTCAGGCGCTATATGGAAATAGCTTTATGA
- a CDS encoding OmpA family protein produces MAFGPGLAGEYRFSPALAAGVSLGFFYDFTDYSTFEPGAFLRWYPLAKTAGPLSGLFAQGMGGAAFMWGSDDMKTMLMGGLELGLRLNLGKGGWYVEPRIRGGYPFIAGAGVAAGWRPKKNEELKAARQEAKAKRQAEIVQRQEAAQEAAQQEAEAKRQAEAQRQEAARQETARQEAARQEAARQEAETKRQTEAQRQETARQEAETKRQAEIVQQTEAQRQEAARQEAQRQETARQEAARQEAQRQETTRQEAARQEAARQIAARQEAARQEAERQQAEAERQVETQRQAEAQRQAEAQRQAEAQRQAEAQRQEAARREAARHVAGVPSEDIAESVALADGRRGFALRITVPFVADLSSLGPGAAGRLREIGETLKGFPDSRVVIQGHTALAGTPGARAQLSRERAEAAADFLIAGEYVRRDQIELQALGAEQPLDSNMTYAGREKNRRVTIIILQGE; encoded by the coding sequence ATGGCGTTTGGTCCCGGTCTGGCGGGAGAATACCGCTTTTCGCCGGCCCTGGCTGCCGGGGTCTCCTTGGGCTTTTTTTATGACTTTACCGATTACTCCACTTTTGAGCCGGGGGCCTTCCTCCGGTGGTATCCCCTTGCCAAGACTGCCGGCCCTCTATCCGGGCTCTTTGCCCAGGGTATGGGTGGGGCGGCGTTTATGTGGGGCAGCGACGATATGAAAACTATGCTCATGGGCGGCCTGGAACTGGGGCTGCGCTTAAATCTGGGCAAGGGGGGCTGGTATGTGGAGCCACGGATACGAGGGGGTTACCCTTTTATCGCCGGGGCGGGTGTTGCGGCGGGATGGCGGCCTAAAAAGAATGAGGAATTAAAAGCGGCTCGACAAGAGGCTAAGGCAAAACGACAAGCTGAGATAGTGCAACGCCAAGAAGCGGCGCAAGAAGCGGCGCAACAAGAGGCTGAGGCAAAGCGACAAGCTGAAGCGCAACGCCAAGAAGCAGCACGCCAAGAAACAGCGCGACAAGAAGCGGCCCGCCAGGAAGCCGCTCGGCAGGAAGCTGAGACAAAACGACAAACGGAAGCGCAACGACAAGAAACAGCCCGGCAGGAAGCTGAGACAAAACGACAGGCTGAGATAGTACAGCAAACGGAAGCGCAACGCCAAGAAGCAGCGCGGCAAGAAGCTCAACGGCAGGAAACGGCTCGACAGGAAGCGGCGCGGCAAGAAGCGCAACGGCAAGAAACGACACGGCAGGAAGCGGCTCGACAAGAAGCTGCACGGCAGATAGCGGCCCGGCAGGAAGCGGCGCGACAAGAGGCTGAACGACAGCAAGCGGAAGCAGAGCGACAAGTGGAAACACAGCGACAAGCGGAAGCACAGCGACAAGCGGAAGCACAGCGACAAGCGGAAGCACAGCGACAAGCGGAAGCACAACGGCAAGAAGCGGCGCGGCGGGAAGCGGCCCGGCATGTGGCGGGTGTTCCGTCTGAGGATATTGCGGAATCGGTGGCGCTGGCGGATGGGAGACGGGGGTTTGCGCTGCGTATCACCGTACCCTTTGTGGCGGATCTGAGCAGCTTGGGGCCGGGGGCTGCCGGGCGGCTGCGGGAGATTGGGGAGACCCTTAAGGGGTTCCCGGACAGCCGGGTCGTTATCCAGGGGCATACCGCCTTGGCGGGGACTCCGGGGGCCAGGGCGCAGCTTTCACGGGAACGGGCAGAGGCGGCGGCGGATTTCCTTATCGCCGGGGAATATGTACGCCGGGACCAGATTGAACTACAGGCTCTGGGGGCGGAACAGCCTTTGGATTCGAATATGACGTATGCCGGACGGGAGAAAAACCGCCGGGTAACCATAATTATCTTGCAGGGGGAGTGA